The DNA window CCTCCCACAACTACTCCTCTATCTATAACGAATAAATAATCAGGATTTTGTTCGGCTATATATTCAAAATTCACCTTTTGTCCATGAGTAGAAGATTCTATATTTTCATCTACTGGTGTTAATCCAAATTCTTTGTGCAAAATACCAAATCTAGAAGCTTCACCATAGGCACTAAGATCACCATCACTAACCATTAGTAATAAAGAGTTACTATTGTTCTCCTTCGCATCTTCATTTAAATCTTTTATTGCCTTTTCTATCTTTTCTATTTCAGATTCTACTAGGTCTTTTTCATTAAAAATATTAGCTAATATATTCATATTCTTTTTAAATGAATTAATATAATCTTCTCCATCAATACCTAAATATATTGTAGGAGCAATTTCACTAAATTCGTCATATAATTTAGCTTGTCTGCCAGATATAATTATTAAATCTGGTTCTAATTCATAAATCTTTTCAAAATTTGGCTCTTGCAAAGTTCCCACATCTTCATATTTATCGTCATTATATTCCTCTAAATATTTTGGAATAGTCTTTTTAGGTAATCCAATTATATCCTTTTCCATTGTATCAAGGGCATCTAGAACACCGTAATCAAAGACAATTATTCTTTCAGGTTCCCTCCTTAATTCAGTTTCACCCAACTCATGTTCTATAGTAATAGATTCCCCTTTACTACTTACTTCGTCATTGTTTTCTACTGCCCCAGAATTACATGCTGTTATGAATAAGGCTGTAATTACCATTATTGAAAATAATATTTTAATTTTTTTACTCATTATTATTCACCTCATTATTAATATATTTTAATTAAAAGTATGCACATATTCTATTGTTTTCTATATCTTGTATCTTAAAATCTAGATCATATATTCTATTTAAAACTTTTTCATCAATTATTTCTCTAGTAGTATCCGCTTTTACTATCTCACCATCTTTTAAAGCCACAATATAGTCTGAATACCAAGAAGCAAAGTTTATATCGTGAATTACTATTATTACAGTTTTACCTAATTGGTCTACTAAATTTCTTAACATTTTCATTATCTCTACAGAATGCTTCATATCTAAGTTGTTTAATGGTTCATCTAAGAGTATGTATTCTGTATCTTGAGCAAGAACCATTGCTATATAAGCCCTTTGTCTTTGGCCACCACTTAATTCTTCTAAATATTTGTCTTCCATATTATTAAGTTCCATATAATCTATGGCCCTATCTATAAACTTAATGTCATCCTCATTCAGCCTTCCTTGACTGTAGGGAAATCTTCCAAAACTAATTAATTCTCTAACAGTTAGTCTTATATTTATGTGGTTAGATTGTTTTAATATGGATATCTTTTTTGCCAATTCATTATCCTTCCACTCTCTTATTTCCTTCCCATCTATAAATACATCCCCACTAGTTCTAGGTATCAATCTACTAATCATGGACAACAGTGTACTCTTTCCTGCTCCATTAGGCCCAATGAAAGAAGTAATACATCCCTTTTTTATATTTATAGATAAATTATTTATAACTCTTATATCTCCATATTTTTTGGTTAAATTATTAACTTCAATCATATTTTACTCTCCTTTACTAAAAGATATATAAAGTAACCTCCACCAATAAAATTAATTATTACACTAATTGGGGTACTGAAATTGAATACCCGTTCAATTAGCAATTGTCCTCCTAAAAGAGCAATTACACTTATTAAAGATGATGTTAAAATGAGAGTTCTATGTTTAAAGGTATCTAAAAACTCTCTCGATAGATTTACCACGAGTAACCCTAAAAAAGTAATTAGTCCAACTAACGCAGTAGATATCGAAGTTAATATAGATACAATTATCAGCATCTTTTTTACAACCCTATCATAATCTACACCTAAGTTAATTGAATGCTCCCTCCCTAAAGACATTACATCTAAAATTTCTGAATGTTTAAAAGTATAGAATGC is part of the Tissierellales bacterium genome and encodes:
- a CDS encoding siderophore ABC transporter substrate-binding protein — translated: MSKKIKILFSIMVITALFITACNSGAVENNDEVSSKGESITIEHELGETELRREPERIIVFDYGVLDALDTMEKDIIGLPKKTIPKYLEEYNDDKYEDVGTLQEPNFEKIYELEPDLIIISGRQAKLYDEFSEIAPTIYLGIDGEDYINSFKKNMNILANIFNEKDLVESEIEKIEKAIKDLNEDAKENNSNSLLLMVSDGDLSAYGEASRFGILHKEFGLTPVDENIESSTHGQKVNFEYIAEQNPDYLFVIDRGVVVGGDTSAEQVLDNELIKSTKAFENDNIVYLDAQIWYVSSGGFSSTMKMVQEVHSALDNKN
- a CDS encoding ATP-binding cassette domain-containing protein, yielding MIEVNNLTKKYGDIRVINNLSINIKKGCITSFIGPNGAGKSTLLSMISRLIPRTSGDVFIDGKEIREWKDNELAKKISILKQSNHINIRLTVRELISFGRFPYSQGRLNEDDIKFIDRAIDYMELNNMEDKYLEELSGGQRQRAYIAMVLAQDTEYILLDEPLNNLDMKHSVEIMKMLRNLVDQLGKTVIIVIHDINFASWYSDYIVALKDGEIVKADTTREIIDEKVLNRIYDLDFKIQDIENNRICAYF